A genomic region of Carassius carassius chromosome 13, fCarCar2.1, whole genome shotgun sequence contains the following coding sequences:
- the LOC132156295 gene encoding leucine-rich repeat-containing protein 4-like, with amino-acid sequence MSLLWLVTVHRAWNAALLFAVYLVVRSWSVCAAPSGPLTCPGVCSCSNQFIKVVCTRRSLIRVPPGIPATTRHLNLMENSIETIEAGTFQHLRHLEVLQLGRNSIRQIEVGAFSGLNSLNTLELFDNRLTVIPSGAFEYLSKLRELWLRNNPIESIPSYAFNRVPSLMRLDLGELKKLEYISEGAFEGLYNLKYLNLGMCNLREMPVLTPLVGLEELEMSENYFPEIKPGSFRGLKSLKKLWIMNSRITTIERNAFDDVTALVELNLAHNNLSSLPHELFASLSYLVELHLHHNPWQCNCNVVWLAWWLREYIPTNSTCCGRCHTPAYLRGRYLVEVDQSTFQCSAPYILDAPRDLNISAERVAELKCHTAPMSSVRWLLPNGTVLTHGSNHPRISVLNDGTLNFSNVLPADTGVYTCMVTNIAGNSNASAYLNVTAAELNTSNLSYFTTVTVEEVEPTSQEVIKPKTVTASPSVFQPVFISTPTVLLQTPRQVSVPTVRGTTGPPASLDEVMKTTKIIIGCFVAVTLLAAIMLIAFYKLRKRHQQRSSVVSARTTDDIQMNRNVPTTHGGTSIPGESGMISPSLRDHKNTYKLSFSSYKSAHSSPWLDNNFGNSLHHSRPTTISTIPEHYLNKTHTKEKVQETQI; translated from the coding sequence ATGAGTCTCTTGTGGCTGGTAACTGTGCACCGTGCCTGGAACGCAGCCCTGCTCTTTGCAGTCTACCTCGTGGTTCGATCATGGAGCGTATGCGCCGCCCCCTCCGGACCACTGACCTGCCCTGGTGTTTGTTCCTGTAGTAACCAGTTCATTAAGGTGGTGTGCACCAGGCGCAGCCTGATTCGAGTGCCCCCAGGTATTCCTGCGACCACACGGCATTTAAACTTGATGGAGAACAGCATAGAGACAATTGAAGCTGGCACATTTCAACACCTTCGTCACCTGGAGGTACTACAACTGGGTAGGAACTCTATTCGTCAGATTGAGGTGGGGGCCTTCAGTGGCCTCAACAGCCTCAACACACTGGAGCTGTTCGACAACCGATTGACAGTGATCCCAAGTGGCGCTTTTGAGTACTTGTCTAAACTGCGGGAATTATGGCTCAGGAACAACCCTATCGAAAGCATACCTTCCTACGCATTTAATCGTGTTCCCTCTCTAATGCGTCTGGATCTGGGAGAATTAAAGAAACTGGAGTATATTTCTGAGGGTGCTTTTGAGGGATTATACAACTTGAAATACTTAAACCTTGGAATGTGTAACCTGCGGGAGATGCCAGTCCTGACCCCTTTGGTGGGGCTGGAGGAGTTAGAGATGTCTGAAAACTACTTCCCAGAGATAAAACCTGGGTCTTTCAGGGGTTTGAAATCTCTGAAAAAGCTTTGGATTATGAACTCTCGGATCACCACTATAGAGAGAAATGCATTTGATGATGTCACAGCCTTGGTTGAGCTCAACCTGGCCCATAATAACCTTAGCTCTTTGCCTCATGAACTTTTTGCGTCCTTGAGTTACCTTGTGGAACTCCATTTGCACCACAACCCTTGGCAGTGCAACTGTAATGTGGTGTGGCTGGCTTGGTGGCTGAGGGAGTACATTCCCACTAATTCCACCTGCTGTGGACGCTGCCACACCCCTGCTTACTTACGTGGACGCTACCTGGTGGAGGTGGACCAGAGCACTTTCCAGTGCTCAGCACCTTACATACTGGATGCCCCAAGGGATCTTAATATATCTGCTGAACGTGTAGCTGAGTTAAAATGTCACACAGCCCCTATGTCATCAGTTAGGTGGCTCCTGCCTAATGGAACTGTTTTGACCCATGGCTCTAATCATCCACGGATATCAGTGCTCAATGATGGGACGCTAAACTTCTCCAACGTGCTGCCAGCAGATACAGGTGTGTACACCTGCATGGTCACCAACATTGCTGGCAACTCCAATGCTTCAGCCTACCTGAATGTGACTGCAGCTGAGCTCAACACTTCTAACCTGAGTTACTTCACTACAGTGACAGTGGAGGAAGTGGAACCCACCTCACAGGAAGTGATCAAGCCAAAGACGGTAACCGCCTCGCCCTCCGTCTTTCAACCTGTTTTTATCTCTACACCGACAGTTTTACTTCAAACACCTCGACAGGTCTCTGTGCCAACTGTACGTGGAACGACAGGTCCACCTGCCAGTCTTGACGAGGTCATGAAGACAACTAAGATCATCATTGGCTGCTTTGTGGCAGTCACCCTGCTTGCTGCCATTATGCTCATAGCTTTCTACAAGCTGCGTAAAAGGCACCAGCAAAGGAGCTCTGTGGTATCTGCTAGGACTACAGATGACATTCAGATGAATAGGAATGTTCCTACCACCCATGGAGGGACAAGTATACCAGGTGAAAGTGGCATGATATCACCTAGCCTGAGAGATCACAAGAACACTTACAAACTCAGCTTCAGCTCCTACAAATCAGCACACTCTTCTCCCTGGCTAGACAACAACTTTGGAAACTCCCTGCACCATTCCCGCCCCACAACCATCAGCACCATCCCTGAACACTACCTGAACAAAACTCACACAAAGGAGAAGGTACAGGAAACACAAATATAA